In the Desulfatiglans sp. genome, one interval contains:
- a CDS encoding DUF3536 domain-containing protein, translating into MNKKTNRFLCIHGHFYQPPRENPWTGTIHLQKSAYPFHDWNERITRECYGPNTRSRLHGENGFIKKLKNNYEQISFNFGPTLLTWLEKNNPWIYSQIIEADKKSCNTFGGHGNAIAQVYNHIIMPLASEKDKITQVKWGLADFSHRFGREAEGMWLAETAVNRDTLKVMASEGVRFTILSPFQAHMVKSISHNKSEWLDVSGGRVDCTHPYRYFLPEDRSLYIDIFFYNGPLSKAIAYEKLLGSGEIFLRKIMEAYPSETNTPALVSMATDGESYGHHFKFGEMALTWVLDTVKHQGDISITNYGEFLEMCPPEKEVMIIENSAWSCAHGVERWRSNCGCSISQHPGWTQSWRAPLREGLDWLNMRLSKIFERETKGLLKDTVKTRNDYITVLMTPDEKEKNRFLRKHSAGSLTKEQKNLVFRLLESQKYSLYMFTSCGWFFDDISGIEAIQVLMYAKKAIELCGPFSDEGLEKGLMDYLNKAISNDQRYENGLEVYNKKILPLKYDMVSLCANYSLLCVVDQDHRLKWVKNIVKPHNVKMGMTGENKLFFAETGDPEALDAGYKICSISIITPENELKCISGKTSRDDQKHMEEMIDRVLSGKEQVLGIDAFSKYLSDSETLTFNDMMPDIKSEIMDILLRRLENQFFSTVCERPQEMYNYIRYLASQDENIPDYLTNAIQSITNGLIVKLFKYSGDAPINYNEIEYLLSLFISEPDDEESNPVNRIVFDPVTLLQQYRILQSIECFLTGQILSIRDNNINLCLINILKTVEFIHKYNIYPDLWQFQNLFYDLSTDIGFIKKMDHDTLSLFRQVERLLGFTGGNQYA; encoded by the coding sequence ATGAATAAAAAGACCAATCGATTCCTTTGCATTCACGGCCATTTTTATCAACCGCCAAGAGAAAACCCATGGACAGGAACCATCCATTTACAAAAATCAGCTTATCCTTTTCATGACTGGAATGAAAGGATAACACGCGAATGTTACGGCCCTAATACGAGAAGCAGGCTTCATGGTGAGAATGGATTCATTAAGAAGCTAAAAAATAATTATGAGCAAATCAGCTTCAATTTTGGCCCAACCCTTTTAACATGGCTGGAAAAAAATAATCCTTGGATATATTCACAGATTATTGAGGCGGATAAAAAAAGCTGCAACACATTTGGAGGACATGGCAATGCCATAGCCCAGGTTTATAACCATATAATCATGCCACTTGCATCTGAAAAAGACAAGATAACGCAGGTCAAATGGGGGCTGGCTGATTTCTCCCATAGATTTGGCAGGGAGGCAGAGGGTATGTGGCTTGCTGAAACAGCTGTAAACAGGGATACCCTGAAGGTAATGGCCAGCGAAGGTGTCAGGTTTACCATTCTTTCCCCTTTTCAGGCCCATATGGTAAAGAGCATCAGCCATAATAAATCAGAATGGCTGGATGTTTCCGGTGGCAGAGTTGACTGCACACACCCATACAGGTACTTTCTACCAGAAGACAGATCCCTTTATATTGATATTTTCTTTTACAATGGGCCTCTCTCAAAGGCTATTGCATATGAAAAACTGCTTGGGTCAGGAGAGATATTTCTTAGAAAGATTATGGAGGCATATCCATCAGAGACAAATACCCCTGCCCTCGTGAGCATGGCAACAGACGGGGAGAGCTACGGTCACCACTTCAAGTTCGGTGAAATGGCGCTTACATGGGTGCTTGATACTGTAAAGCATCAGGGCGATATTTCAATTACAAATTATGGTGAATTTCTTGAAATGTGTCCCCCTGAAAAAGAGGTGATGATCATTGAAAACAGCGCATGGAGCTGTGCTCACGGGGTTGAAAGATGGCGTTCAAATTGCGGGTGCAGTATTAGTCAGCATCCTGGCTGGACACAGTCATGGAGAGCCCCCTTAAGGGAGGGGCTTGACTGGCTTAACATGCGTCTATCAAAGATTTTTGAAAGGGAGACAAAGGGGCTTTTAAAAGATACAGTAAAAACACGAAATGATTATATAACAGTATTAATGACGCCTGATGAAAAAGAAAAAAATAGATTTCTCCGGAAGCACTCAGCCGGATCACTCACAAAAGAACAAAAGAATCTGGTATTCAGGCTCCTTGAGTCTCAAAAATACTCCCTCTACATGTTTACAAGCTGTGGCTGGTTCTTTGATGATATATCCGGGATAGAGGCCATTCAGGTGCTCATGTACGCAAAAAAGGCCATTGAATTATGTGGGCCATTCTCCGATGAAGGGCTTGAAAAAGGCCTTATGGATTATCTGAACAAGGCAATATCAAATGATCAAAGATATGAGAACGGCCTTGAGGTATATAACAAAAAGATTCTTCCTCTGAAATATGATATGGTCTCCCTCTGTGCTAATTATTCACTGCTATGCGTTGTGGATCAGGACCATAGGTTGAAATGGGTAAAAAATATTGTTAAACCTCATAATGTAAAAATGGGCATGACAGGTGAAAACAAGCTATTTTTTGCTGAAACGGGTGACCCTGAGGCATTGGATGCAGGCTATAAGATATGCAGTATCTCAATTATAACCCCTGAGAATGAGCTCAAATGTATTTCAGGAAAGACAAGCAGGGATGATCAGAAGCACATGGAGGAAATGATTGATAGAGTATTGTCTGGTAAAGAGCAGGTACTTGGCATTGATGCATTCTCAAAATACCTCTCAGATTCAGAGACCCTTACCTTTAACGATATGATGCCTGATATAAAATCAGAGATTATGGATATCCTTTTAAGACGATTAGAGAATCAGTTTTTTAGTACAGTATGTGAAAGACCTCAGGAGATGTATAACTACATCAGATACCTTGCATCACAGGATGAAAACATACCGGATTATTTAACTAATGCAATTCAATCCATTACCAATGGCCTTATTGTAAAACTATTCAAGTATTCAGGTGATGCTCCGATAAATTACAATGAAATTGAATATTTATTATCTCTTTTTATAAGCGAGCCAGATGATGAGGAATCAAACCCTGTTAATAGAATAGTGTTTGATCCTGTCACTCTCTTACAGCAGTATAGAATATTACAATCGATTGAATGTTTTCTTACAGGACAAATACTGTCAATCAGGGATAATAATATAAACCTTTGCTTAATAAATATTTTAAAGACTGTTGAATTTATTCATAAATATAATATTTATCCTGATTTATGGCAATTTCAGAATCTGTTTTATGATCTGAGCACTGATATCGGTTTTATAAAAAAAATGGATCATGACACTTTATCATTATTCCGGCAGGTCGAAAGGCTGCTGGGGTTTACAGGGGGAAATCAATATGCTTAA